In the Wyeomyia smithii strain HCP4-BCI-WySm-NY-G18 chromosome 2, ASM2978416v1, whole genome shotgun sequence genome, one interval contains:
- the LOC129724217 gene encoding ATP-binding cassette sub-family F member 1 yields MPPKKKGNKKNQDWDSDESEQSKPAAATGKAGKAKGKAANVDSDEEERPVKTKATSAAPQKKTNKGKKGKGKNDDWSDDDDDKAMPTRKGKMPVKGKADSDSESEREAKPAQKKKQQQQQQGKGKKGRKDDDWSDREEKEIKLDVSDEDEVPVMVSSKAAKKKGKVGKKVSKVSSSEEEEEDVASESEAEVEPVPVPAAKGKNSKPKPEPAAVPISVKKEETFEEKTPEVKIPEKLPKPVTEVQPKADEVEQPDEATELADKVEEMAIGEQEKKLTHKEKKKLKKLEEFQKQVEAMTRKGGQGHSDLDSNFTMSQAQKSGNQAKHMDHAVDIKIENFTISAKGNDLFVNANLLIANGRRYGLVGPNGHGKTTLLRHIANRVFAIPPSIDVLLCEQEVVADETSAVDTVLKADVKRIALLEECKKLEEAVESGNLELQDKLQEVYNELKAIGADSAEPRARRILAGLGFSRSMQNRATKDFSGGWRMRVSLARALFLEPTLLLLDEPTNHLDLNAVIWLDNYLQGWKKTLLIVSHDQSFLDNVCNEVIHLDNKKLYYYKGNYSMFKKMHVQKRREMIKEYEKQEKRIKEMKAHGQSKKAAEKKQKENLSRKQEKGGKGKGQKSAADEEEGPVELLAKPKDYIVKFSFPDPPPLQPPILGLHNVTFNFPGQKSLFVGVEFGIDMSSRVAIVGPNGVGKSTFLKLLVGDLQPVVGESRKNHRLHIGRFDQHSGEHLTAEESPAEYLQRLFNLPYEKSRKALGTFGLASHAHTIKMKDLSGGQKARVALAELCLNAPDVLILDEPTNNLDIESIDALAEAINEYKGGVVIVSHDERLIRETECALYVIEDQTINEIDGDFDDYRKEVLDSLGEVINNPSISANAAVQQ; encoded by the exons ATGCCACCCAAAAAGAAGGGCAACAAAAAGAATCAGGATTGGGATTCGGACGAATCCGAACAGTCCAAACCGGCAGCTGCCACGGGTAAGGCTGGCAAGGCCAAGGGAAAAGCTGCCAACGTGGATTCCGATGAGGAAGAAAGACCAGTCAAGACGAAGGCGACTTCGGCTGCTCCCCAAAAAAAGACCAACAAGGGTAAGAAgggaaaaggcaaaaatgacGACTGGAGTGACGACGATGACGATAAGGCGATGCCGACCCGGAAGGGCAAGATGCCAGTAAAAGGGAAAGCCGATAGCGATAGTGAATCGGAGCGCGAGGCTAAACCGGCTCAGAAGaaaaaacagcaacaacagcagcagggAAAGGGAAAGAAGGGTCGGAAGGATGACGATTGGTCAGATCGAGaggaaaaggaaattaaactGGACGTTTCGGATGAAGATGAGGTGCCAGTGATGGTTAGCAGCAAAGCAGCTAAGAAAAAGGGTAAGGTTGGGAAGAAGGTTAGCAAGGTTTCCTCATCTGAAGAAGAGGAGGAAGATGTTGCAAGTGAATCGGAAGCGGAGGTAGAACCAGTTCCGGTGCCTGCAGCGAAAGGAAAGAATTCTAAACCAAAACCAGAGCCGGCTGCTGTTCCGATTTCGGTTAAAAAGGAAGAAACTTTTGAAGAAAAAACCCCTGAAGTAAAAATACCGGAAAAATTACCTAAACCTGTAACGGAGGTCCAACCGAAGGCGGATGAAGTTGAGCAGCCTGATGAAGCAACGGAATTGGCCGATAAGGTCGAAGAAATGGCAATTGGCGAACAGGAGAAGAAGCTCACCCATAAAGAGaagaagaaactaaaaaaactggaggaGTTCCAAAAACAGGTGGAAGCCATGACACGAAAGGGCGGCCAGGGGCACTCCGATTTGGACAGCAACTTTACCATGTCGCAGGCGCAAAAAAGTGGAAACCAGGCCAAGCATATGGACCATGCGGTGGATATTAAGATCGAAAATTTCACCATTTCTGCCAAGGGAAACGATTTGTTTGTCAATGCAAATTTGCTAATCGCTAACGGacgccggtacggtttagttgGACCCAACGGGCATGGCAAGACGACGCTGCTTCGACACATTGCCAATCGTGTCTTTGCGATTCCGCCAAGCATCGATGTGTTGCTGTGCGAGCAGGAAGTCGTTGCCGACGAAACTTCCGCTGTTGATACTGTGCTGAAAGCGGACGTAAAACGGATTGCTTTGCTGGAAGAGTGTAAAAAGCTAGAGGAAGCAGTGGAATCTGGTAATTTGGAGCTGCAGGACAAATTGCAGGAAGTTTACAACGAACTGAAGGCAATCGGAGCTGATTCTGCTGAACCGCGTGCGCGTCGTATTTTGGCTGGTTTGGGTTTCTCTCGATCGATGCAAAATCGGGCAACGAAAGATTTTTCCGGTGGTTGGCGAATGCGTGTATCCCTGGCGAGAGCTCTGTTTCTGGAACCTACCCTGCTTCTGCTTGATGAACCGACGAATCACCTGGATCTGAATGCTGTCATTTGGTTGGATAACTATCTGCAGGGCTGGAAAAAGACGCTGCTTATTGTTTCTCACGACCAGAGCTTTTTGGACAATGTTTGCAACGAAGTTATTCATCTGGACAACAAGAAGCTGTACTACTATAAGGGTAACTATTCGATGTTCAAAAAAATGCATGTTCAGAAGCGCCGCGAGATGATCAAGGAGTACGAAAAGCAGGAGAAGCGAATCAAGGAAATGAAAGCGCATGGGCAATCGAAAAAAGCGGCCGAGAAGAAGCAGAAGGAGAATCTCAGTCGTAAGCAGGAAAAGGGTGGCAAAGGGAAGGGCCAGAAATCGGCCGCTGATGAGGAAGAAGGACCAGTGGAACTGTTGGCCAAACCGAAAGATTACATCGTTAAGTTCAGCTTTCCTGATCCACCCCCGCTGCAGCCTCCGATTCTTGGATTACACA ATGTCACTTTCAACTTCCCCGGGCAAAAGTCGCTGTTCGTTGGAGTGGAATTCGGTATCGACATGAGTAGTCGGGTGGCCATCGTCGGTCCCAATGGAGTCGGCAAATCTACTTTCCTAAAACTGCTGGTCGGTGATCTGCAGCCCGTCGTTGGTGAGTCGAGGAAAAATCATCGTCTTCACATCGGACGGTTTGACCAGCATTCCGGCGAACATTTGACAGCCGAAGAAAGTCCGGCCGAGTATCTGCAACGTTTGTTCAATCTGCCCTACGAAAAGTCACGCAAAGCACTGGGAACTTTCGGCCTAGCCAGCCACGCGCACACAATTAAGATGAAAGACCTCTCCGGTGGACAAAAGGCTAGGGTGGCCTTGGCTGAACTGTGTCTCAACGCACCGGATGTTCTAATTCTGGATGAACCGACCAACAACCTTGACATTGAATCGATCGATGCCCTGGCGGAAGCGATCAACGAATATAAGGGAGGTGTTGTAATTGTGTCCCACGATGAGCGGCTGATCCGAGAGACCGAGTGTGCGTTGTACGTTATCGAGGATCAAACCATCAATGAAATTGACGGAGATTTCGATGACTACCGGAAGGAAGTGTTGGACAGCCTGGGAGAGGTCATCAACAATCCTAGTATATCAGCTAACGCCGCAGTACAGCAGTAG
- the LOC129724218 gene encoding U11/U12 small nuclear ribonucleoprotein 35 kDa protein-like — translation MASDRNKRTNHPEQDSQASSSWSCYAREVYDPVRVGSIDGTDEFAHDRALVRAMNATYTPNHKVVGDPYHTIFVGRLDYAINKERLRQLFERFGTIVRCRLVCDIETGLSRGYGFVEYSRRKYAMRAIEEMHGRILNGRAILVDEEWERRLKGWKPRRLGGGFGGMKKSQQLRFGCKARPWKEPMGGQKYTSKSEFHRRTKQQREILNTIR, via the coding sequence ATGGCCAGTGACCGCAATAAGCGCACAAACCACCCGGAGCAAGATTCCCAAGCCAGCAGTTCGTGGTCCTGTTATGCCCGCGAAGTTTACGATCCCGTCCGGGTGGGTTCCATCGACGGAACGGATGAGTTCGCACACGACCGGGCACTGGTTCGGGCGATGAATGCCACCTACACACCAAATCACAAAGTCGTTGGTGATCCATATCATACGATATTCGTCGGCCGGTTGGATTACGCCATAAACAAAGAACGTCTGCGGCAGCTCTTCGAACGCTTCGGAACAATCGTTCGGTGCCGGCTGGTGTGTGACATTGAGACGGGGCTTTCCCGTGGGTATGGATTTGTCGAGTACAGTCGGCGAAAGTATGCCATGCGGGCGATTGAAGAGATGCACGgtcgaattttaaatggaaGGGCCATACTGGTGGATGAGGAATGGGAACGACGTCTGAAGGGTTGGAAACCACGTCGACTAGGGGGCGGCTTCGGGGGGATGAAAAAAAGTCAACAACTACGATTCGGCTGTAAAGCCCGACCTTGGAAAGAACCAATGGGTGGACAAAAGTACACCAGCAAAAGTGAATTTCACAGGCGCACGAAGCAGCAAAGAGAAATACTTAACACAATTCGATAG